In Argiope bruennichi chromosome 4, qqArgBrue1.1, whole genome shotgun sequence, a single window of DNA contains:
- the LOC129966139 gene encoding PR domain zinc finger protein 15-like — MESSMIHNSSRYLCTLCPFSSDVLSDVQKHNRKCHSVLHRENSAKVIPRSKLRNRVNASISPSSSRVLRRPSSSRVLRRPSSSRVLRRPSSSRVLRRPSSSRVLRRPSSSTVLRRPRVSKASTSGKKPLRCACKTEVEESQSSTVRIKEQYQCRNCDGTFFSEAELIRHINDVHLINSEQAMCDLCFEVFPTLNTMTYHRRLHMLSQSFTCPFCQKIFYDVIAFRNHETLHEENNRIKK, encoded by the exons ATGGAAAGTTCCATGATACACAATAGCAGTCGATACTTATGTACATTGTGCCCCTTTTCTTCAGATGTACTATCAGATGTTCAGAAGCATAATAGAAAATGTCATTCAG TTCTTCATAGAGAAAATTCAGCAAAGGTAATTCCACGTTCAAAGTTACGTAACAGAGTAAATGCCTCCATCAGTCCAAGTTCTTCAAGAGTGCTTAGACGTCCAAGTTCTTCAAGAGTGCTTAGACGTCCAAGTTCTTCAAGAGTGCTTAGACGTCCAAGTTCTTCAAGAGTGCTTAGACGTCCAAGTTCTTCAAGAGTGCTTAGACGTCCAAGTTCTTCAACAGTGCTTAGACGTCCAAGGGTGTCTAAGGCGTCTACTTCAGGCAAGAAGCCATTACGGTGTGCTTGTAAAACTGAAGTTGAAGAGTCTCAGAGTTCAACAGTTCGCATAAAAGAACAATACCAATGTCGAAATTGTGATGGAACATTTTTTTCAGAAGCTGAATTAATTAGACATATAAATGATGTCCATTTGATAAATTCTGAGCAAGCAATGTGTGACTTATGTTTTGAAGTGTTTCCTACCttaaatacaatgacataccacCGAAGGTTACATATGCTGTCACAGTCATTTACATGtcctttttgtcaaaaaatattttatgatgttatAGCATTTCGTAATCATGAAACTCTTCATGAAGAGAATAAtcgtataaagaaataa